From the Acidobacteriaceae bacterium genome, the window CCACCATCCCGCAGCCCAGAAGTTCAATCCATCCTGAGTGCTTGCACTTCCTGCAACCCTTGCCATTGCAAAAGATACAGGAGATCTGAACGTCCGCCGAAGGCTCCGTGAAGGGGAAAAACGACGGGAAGAACCGCGTCTTCACGCCCGAGCCGAAAAACGCCTTCATCGCATGGTCCAGCGTCCCCTTCAAGTCGCTGAAAGTAATGTTCTTATCGACGCACAAGCCCTCAACCTGGTGGAACACGGGGGAGTGGGTCGCATCGGCTGCATCATTGCGGTGCACCTTGCCGGGAATCACCAGCCGCAGCGGCGGATCTTGTTGAATCATTGACCTTATCTGCACCGGCGACGTGTGCGTCCGCATCAGCAATCGCTCCCGCGCTAACTTATTCTCCTGATTGGCGATAACCAGGGTGTCCTGCGTATCGCGCGCGGGATGGTTGGGCGGAAAGTTCAGCGCCTCAAAGTTATAGAAGTCGGTTTCAACTTCAGGCCCCAGCCCAACGGAGTAGCCCATCTGCTCGAAGACGGTCACGATCTCCTGCATCGTGCGGACCAGCGGATGCTCGGCTCCGATCCGCTGCGCGATGCCGGGCAGAGTGATGTCGATGGTCGTTCCGGTCGCAGATTTCGGGCGCGAAGCGGCGGTTTCGACGGCGGCTTCGATGGTCTCTTTGAGCGCGTTGAAGCGTTGGCCGATCAGCCGCTTCGCATCGGGTGGCGCAGACTTCAGCCAGGCATCCGAGATCGCCTTGAGGCGTCCCTGCTTGCGCCCCAGCCAGGCGAGGCGGAATGCCTCTGCGTCAAAGTCCGGCGCTGCGAGCTGCGTACGTGCTTCGGTTTCCACCGCGGCGAAGGCCGCATCGAGCGATGACGGAGAAAAGTCTGTCAGTTGTGTTGAGTCGATCATTTTCAAGTTCTTTCAGTCTACGTGCGCCTACAGCGCCGACCAGACGATCAGCGCCATGAGCGCACCCAGCAGCAGGCTCCGCTTGGACGTGATCGCCCACACCACGGGGTCGTCGTGCATCTCGCCCCGGCTGGCTAACATCCACACCTGGCTCAGCCACAGCAGCAGCACCGGAATGACCAGCCACAGCCGCATACCGTGCGAGTAAAGCACGGTCATCTGCGAATTCGAGATGTACAGGGTGGTCACGAGCACTGCCGCAAACATCGAGCCCGTACCGAACGCGCGCAGTTGTTCCACGTCGCTGATGTGATATCCGCGTCCCGCGGCCGCGGCGCCGCCGCGCTCACGCAGGTTCTCCAACTCGCTGAAGCGTTTCACAAACGCCAGCGACAGGAAGAAGAACACGCTGAATGCGCCCAGCCATTCCGAGATGGGCACCGTCGTCGCCGCGCTTCCGGCCAGAATGCGAACCGTGTACAGGCCGCTCAGCACAAAGACGTCCAGCAGCAGGATGCGTTTCAAATACAGCGAGTACGCCAGGGTCGTCACGGTGTACAGCGCCAGCCACTCCACGAACTTGTGCGCCAGCAGAAGGCCATGCCGCCCGGGCAGCGCCAGGATCACATGGGGCACCGCAAAGGCCAGCGTGAAGGCCGCCGCCATCATGACTACGACCGCGCACACGCCAGCAATTGCGGAGAGATCGCCTGCTGCGAATGGCCGCCGTCTCTTGCGCGGATGCCTGCGATCGACCTCGAGGTCCAGCAGGTCGTTGATGATGTAGGTCGCGGAAGCGCACAGCCCGAAGCTCAAAAAGGCGACGACGCCTCCTGCAACCGTCGGCACGCTCCACGCATGGCCGAGCAGCAGCGGCACAAAGATCAGCGTGTTTTTGGCCCACTGGTGCAGGCGTATCGCGCGCAGCCAGCTCTTCAGCAGAGGGGTTCGGTCCTCAAACGTCGCTGCCGGAATCTTTCCCGCTCTGCGCAGGCCTGCCGTGAGAGCGCCGTGCGGGTTTGCTGTCATCGGGCTCTCGCAGGCGCACAGCAGCGTCACATCAGGCTTGGCGTTGCCGATGTAGCAGAAGCGCTCACCGAAGTGCTCTCGAAAGGCCTCGAGCTTGTTTTTCCCGGCGAGATTCGTGTTTCCGTCCGACGCCAGCACACCCGCAAAGATCCCGAGGTGCTGGGCCACGCGGTCGGCCAGGGTGCGGTCTGCCGCAGTGGCGAGATAGATGGCCCGTCCCGCGCCATGCTCGGCGCGCAGCCACTCCAGCAGCGGGCGGTTGTACGGCAGGTGTTCAACGTCCAGCGTGACGGCAGAAGTTACATGTTTTTTAAACTGCGCCTTGCCCTGCGCAATCCAGCTCGGGATACGAAGTATCTCTGCGGGCTTCTGGCGCGCCAGCACCAGCACTGAATCCACCAGCGTGTCGGACTTGACCAGCGTTCCATCCAGATCCACGCACAGGGGCACGCCGGGCGCGAGTGCGGGGCTATGCCGAACTGCGGCGCCCGACGGGACCGAATCTCCCACGCCTGGCTCCCGATCGATAACCGGAGGGGCCCCTGACTGTACTTCGCTATCCGAAATCATGGTCCGAAACCTTGAAGGTGCGCTCTTCGTCACTATACCGTCAGTATCATGGGGAAGGCGCCGCCTCGTCCGTCAAGGACCCTGGCATTCGCCGCGGCATGGCCCACCCGTCAAGGTGCACAGGCGTCTTACTAAGTTTGGTTCCAACAGCTTCGCAGGAGTTCTTCGATCTTCATGTCTGCCTCTTACAGCCAGAACGCTGCTGGTGCCATGCCGCGTGTGACCACCGCCGAGCGGCAAATCCGCTCCAGACCGGTTGATGATCCATCGCATCTTCTGCCCGAGCATGCCTCTGAGCCCGGTGGCCGCCGGCCCGGCAGCCGCCGCCGGCTGATCATCGTCCTGGTCGTTGTTCTGGCGATCATCGGTTTCATCGTCTGGCGCATTCACGCCAACAATGTCGCCGCCGAGCAGCAGGCGGCCAAGCAGGCTGCCGCCGCCAACCGGCCCACACCGGTCCAGGTCACGGCTGTCCAGCAGAAGACGGTTCCGGTCTTCCTCACCGCGCTGGGCACGGTCACCGCGTACAACACAGTCACACTGCAGGCGCGCGTCAGCGGCCAGCTCCTGCAGGTGAACTTCCGCGAAGGTCAGGCTGTTCGCAAGGGCCAGCTTCTGCTCGAAATCGATCCGCGCCCTTACCAAGCTGCGCTGGACCAGGCTGTCGGCACGCTGGCAAAGGATGAAGCCAACCTTAACAACATGCAAGCTGAGGCCGAGCGCTATACCGCGCTTTATCAAGCCGGCGTCGTCTCCAAGGAGC encodes:
- the pheS gene encoding phenylalanine--tRNA ligase subunit alpha, whose translation is MIDSTQLTDFSPSSLDAAFAAVETEARTQLAAPDFDAEAFRLAWLGRKQGRLKAISDAWLKSAPPDAKRLIGQRFNALKETIEAAVETAASRPKSATGTTIDITLPGIAQRIGAEHPLVRTMQEIVTVFEQMGYSVGLGPEVETDFYNFEALNFPPNHPARDTQDTLVIANQENKLARERLLMRTHTSPVQIRSMIQQDPPLRLVIPGKVHRNDAADATHSPVFHQVEGLCVDKNITFSDLKGTLDHAMKAFFGSGVKTRFFPSFFPFTEPSADVQISCIFCNGKGCRKCKHSGWIELLGCGMVDPAVFDAVDARRIALGREPAYNARRISGFAFGMGVDRIAMMKYGISDIGLLYGGDVRFLDQFV
- a CDS encoding UbiA family prenyltransferase, encoding MGDSVPSGAAVRHSPALAPGVPLCVDLDGTLVKSDTLVDSVLVLARQKPAEILRIPSWIAQGKAQFKKHVTSAVTLDVEHLPYNRPLLEWLRAEHGAGRAIYLATAADRTLADRVAQHLGIFAGVLASDGNTNLAGKNKLEAFREHFGERFCYIGNAKPDVTLLCACESPMTANPHGALTAGLRRAGKIPAATFEDRTPLLKSWLRAIRLHQWAKNTLIFVPLLLGHAWSVPTVAGGVVAFLSFGLCASATYIINDLLDLEVDRRHPRKRRRPFAAGDLSAIAGVCAVVVMMAAAFTLAFAVPHVILALPGRHGLLLAHKFVEWLALYTVTTLAYSLYLKRILLLDVFVLSGLYTVRILAGSAATTVPISEWLGAFSVFFFLSLAFVKRFSELENLRERGGAAAAGRGYHISDVEQLRAFGTGSMFAAVLVTTLYISNSQMTVLYSHGMRLWLVIPVLLLWLSQVWMLASRGEMHDDPVVWAITSKRSLLLGALMALIVWSAL